The DNA sequence ATGACCCAGGCTGACAGGGCGAGTGCTTACGGCCAGATTTGCGTACATTGTTTTATCCTCCTCATCATGTTTTATGGTTTATGGTTCCTGTTCATTGATAGCTTAGACGCGCAAAGTGAATTTCGCATGACAACCGGTGGGTTTAGAGAGTGTGAAACCGCATTGATAAATCGATGGCCCGCACATCCTTAGTTAAGCCGCCAATCGAAATATAATCGACGCCGGTTTCGGCAATTGAGCGAACCGTGTCGAAATTGACATTGCCGGATGCCTCCAGTTTGACTCGCCCACCGGTGATTTTCACCGCTTCAGCCATAGCCGTTAGATCAAAGTTGTCCAGCATGATGATGTCAGGGTGAGCGGCCAGCGCTTCTTCCAGTTCCGCAACGTTTTCTACTTCCACTTCGACCGTGACGCCGGGATGCAGGCGACGGGCGGCGGTGATGGCGTTGCTGATGGAGCCAGCGGCCATAATGTGATTTTCCTTGATTAGCACGGCGTCAAACAGGCCAATGCGATGGTTCTGGCAGCCACCGCAGCGCACCGCGTACTTCTGCGCCAACCGCAGGCCGGGGAGAGTTTTACGGGTGTCGAGAATCGTGGCCTTGGTCCCCGCCACCTCATCGGCATAGCGACGAGCTAGGGTAGCGGTGCTAGACAGCATTTGCAGAAAATTGAGCGCGGTGCGTTCGCCCGTCAACAAGGATCGCGCCGGGCCGCGCAGGGTGCAAAGCAATTGGTCCGGCGTCACAAGGTCACCGTCAGCCACTTGCCATTCAATGGCTATCTGTGAATCCAGTTGGCGGAATACCGTATCAAACCAGGCTGCGCCGCACAGCACGGCCGGTTCGCGGCTGATAACTGTCGCCTCAGCCTGGGCGTCTTCTGGGATCAGAGCCGCTGTCAAATCACCGTTGCCGACATCCTCGGTTAATGCTAGAGCGACGCTAGGGTTAGGATCAGGCATTTGCATGGGACATTCCTCAAACGTTAATCTTCTTTCAGTTTAGCCGAATTGCTAAAAGTGTCGCTATCCAGATGCTTCCTTATGGGGTCCAAGTCGCCATCAACCGGTATTTTCGATCCTTATTGAAGCTACCAGCATAAACTAATCACTATCAGCCTGCAGGGCAATCGCGCTATGTGGTCGCTGGACTTGGCTGACCGAAGAGCAGGCGCAACCGGAACTCATCGTTTATCCCCCTTGCCAGGAGGAGAGGGAGATTAGCCGTACGGTCCCCAGTTCTTGCTTCATACGACTGAAATCGTTTTGACATCTTGCGAACACAACCGCGCCACAAAATGTATTAAGCGCGAGCGCGCCAGTACGATCAACTCGACTTCATGGGACTAAGCGATGAGCAAAAACAAGACACTGGTTGTAGCACTAGCCATGCTAACTGGCGCCGGGATCGGCGTCGTACATGCTGAAAGCAGCGCGACCGCCAAGAGCACCCAGCTGCCGTCCTGGGAATCCTACCCTCAACGGTTGCAATGGGACAGCGTGCAACTCGGTCCGCGGCCATTCTACCTGGTCGAGGGCATGGACGAGGGAGTGCTGAAGGATCGCCTATTGGAGTGCAAGGATGGGCCTTTTTATCGCACTGACTTTTCCATTGGCCACCGTGGCGCGGCCTTGCAGTTTCCAGAGCACTCGGACGTGGCCTATATGGCGGGCATTCGTATGGGGGCTGGCATCGTGGAATGTGACGTGACCTTCACCAAGGATGGCGTGTTAGTGTGCCGCCACAGCGAATGCGACTTGGCGACCACCACGAACATCGTTGCCACTGATCTAAACGCTAAGTGTACGGTGCCCTGGACCGGTCCAGTAGACGGTGCTCACCCTGCCCCACAGTGCTGCGCTAGCGATCTGACTTTAGGAGAATTTAAGAGCTTGAAAGCCAAGATGGACGCCAGTAACCCCGCCGCCGACACGCCAGAGGGCTTCCTCGGCGGCACCGCCAACTGGCGTACTGATCTCTACGTTGGTCGCGCTAATGTGGTCACTTTCAGGGAGAGCATCGAGCTTAACGAACTCAACGGAGTCAAGCATACTCCCGAGTTGAAGGGCGCTACACACCAAGACCGCATCGAAGCCATCTTCGGCGGTCAGGCGCAATATGCCCAGAAATTTATCGACGAACTCAATGCCGCCGGCGTTGATCCTACACGGGCATGGGTCCAATCCTTCAACCTGGACGACATCCTGTACTGGATCAAGAACGAACCAGAATTCGGCCAGCAGGCGGTCTACCTGGACAGCATCGACCCTACTGCCAACCCGCCCATCCCGCGCCTGACCGTCGCCGAGTTGAGGCAACTGAAACAACAAGGCGTGCAGGTATTCGCTCCGCCCATGTGGGCGCTGCTGGACGTCAACGATGCCGGCGAGGTGATTCCGTCCCAGTATGCCCTGGATATCAAGGGCGCTGGACTGAAGATCATCACCTGGACCTTCGAGCGCTCCGATCTACGC is a window from the Gammaproteobacteria bacterium genome containing:
- a CDS encoding carboxylating nicotinate-nucleotide diphosphorylase, translating into MQMPDPNPSVALALTEDVGNGDLTAALIPEDAQAEATVISREPAVLCGAAWFDTVFRQLDSQIAIEWQVADGDLVTPDQLLCTLRGPARSLLTGERTALNFLQMLSSTATLARRYADEVAGTKATILDTRKTLPGLRLAQKYAVRCGGCQNHRIGLFDAVLIKENHIMAAGSISNAITAARRLHPGVTVEVEVENVAELEEALAAHPDIIMLDNFDLTAMAEAVKITGGRVKLEASGNVNFDTVRSIAETGVDYISIGGLTKDVRAIDLSMRFHTL
- a CDS encoding glycerophosphodiester phosphodiesterase, which produces MLTGAGIGVVHAESSATAKSTQLPSWESYPQRLQWDSVQLGPRPFYLVEGMDEGVLKDRLLECKDGPFYRTDFSIGHRGAALQFPEHSDVAYMAGIRMGAGIVECDVTFTKDGVLVCRHSECDLATTTNIVATDLNAKCTVPWTGPVDGAHPAPQCCASDLTLGEFKSLKAKMDASNPAADTPEGFLGGTANWRTDLYVGRANVVTFRESIELNELNGVKHTPELKGATHQDRIEAIFGGQAQYAQKFIDELNAAGVDPTRAWVQSFNLDDILYWIKNEPEFGQQAVYLDSIDPTANPPIPRLTVAELRQLKQQGVQVFAPPMWALLDVNDAGEVIPSQYALDIKGAGLKIITWTFERSDLRNGASKGGWYYLFDPEGKAIRKDSDMYKALDVLARRVRIEGIFSDWPATVTYYANCMGL